Proteins co-encoded in one Cryomorphaceae bacterium 1068 genomic window:
- a CDS encoding ABC-F family ATP-binding cassette domain-containing protein has product MLEVQNVSLQYGKRILFDDVNISFNGDNCYGVIGANGAGKSTFLKILSGDIDANTGTVHLESGKRMAVLKQEHSAFDENLVLHTVLMGHKELWDIINAKELIYAKPDFSEEDGMKASELEAEFAEMDGWNAESDAASLLSGLGIDENLHYMEMKNLTGKQKVRVLLAQALFGNPDVLILDEPTNDLDSQTINWLEDFLLDFKNTVIVVSHDRHFLDTVCTHIADIDFGKISMYTGNYTFWYESSQLALRQRSNQNKKAEEKKKELQEFISRFSANASKSKQATSRKKLLEKIDVDTIKPSNRKYPAIIFNPEREAGDQILHVRGLTKYLDGKPLFENFDLNIQKGEKISLESDNSLATTAFYEIINGRMKPDAGEFELGLTISPGYVPGHNDDYFKSNDNLIDWLREYSTEKDELYIRGFLGKMLFSGQETLKKCSVLSGGEKVRCMLSKAMLAGPNLLMLDEPTNHLDLESITALNNALIDFPGMIVMTTYDQKLRETVTNRVVKI; this is encoded by the coding sequence ATGCTGGAAGTACAGAATGTAAGTCTTCAATACGGGAAAAGAATACTCTTCGATGATGTGAATATCTCATTCAATGGGGATAATTGCTATGGTGTCATTGGCGCTAACGGAGCAGGAAAGTCTACCTTCTTAAAAATTCTTTCGGGTGATATCGATGCCAACACAGGCACTGTTCACCTCGAATCAGGAAAACGTATGGCTGTCCTAAAGCAGGAGCACTCAGCGTTTGATGAAAATCTTGTTTTGCATACCGTTTTAATGGGCCACAAAGAGCTTTGGGACATCATTAACGCGAAGGAATTGATTTACGCCAAGCCTGATTTCTCTGAAGAAGACGGTATGAAAGCTTCTGAACTGGAAGCCGAATTTGCCGAAATGGACGGATGGAATGCTGAGAGCGATGCTGCTTCTCTTCTTTCAGGTCTTGGTATCGATGAGAATCTCCACTATATGGAGATGAAAAATCTTACGGGAAAACAAAAAGTACGTGTGCTTTTGGCACAAGCGCTTTTTGGAAATCCCGATGTACTTATTCTTGATGAGCCTACCAACGACTTGGATTCTCAAACCATTAACTGGTTGGAAGACTTCTTACTCGATTTCAAAAATACAGTGATCGTCGTATCTCACGACCGTCACTTCCTGGATACCGTTTGTACACACATCGCCGACATTGACTTTGGCAAAATCAGCATGTACACAGGTAATTATACCTTTTGGTACGAGAGTAGCCAATTGGCTTTGCGCCAAAGGTCAAACCAGAACAAGAAGGCCGAGGAGAAAAAGAAAGAACTTCAGGAATTCATTTCGCGCTTTAGCGCAAACGCATCCAAGTCGAAGCAGGCCACGAGCCGTAAAAAGCTTTTGGAAAAAATCGACGTAGATACCATCAAGCCCAGCAACAGGAAATACCCTGCCATCATTTTCAACCCGGAGCGCGAAGCGGGAGATCAGATTCTTCATGTTCGCGGTCTCACCAAATACTTGGATGGAAAACCCCTTTTCGAAAACTTCGACCTCAACATTCAAAAAGGTGAAAAGATTTCACTGGAAAGTGACAACAGTTTAGCTACAACGGCTTTTTACGAGATTATCAATGGCCGCATGAAGCCCGATGCCGGTGAATTTGAACTAGGATTGACAATCAGTCCTGGCTACGTGCCGGGTCACAATGACGACTATTTCAAAAGCAACGACAACCTGATCGACTGGTTGCGCGAATACTCAACTGAGAAAGACGAGCTATACATCCGAGGATTCTTAGGGAAAATGCTCTTCTCAGGACAGGAAACCCTGAAAAAGTGCAGCGTATTGAGTGGAGGTGAAAAGGTACGATGTATGCTCTCAAAAGCTATGCTTGCCGGGCCGAACCTATTGATGCTCGATGAACCGACCAATCACCTTGACTTGGAAAGTATCACAGCACTCAACAATGCGCTTATCGATTTTCCCGGGATGATCGTTATGACCACTTATGACCAAAAGTTGCGAGAGACCGTGACCAATCGAGTGGTAAAGATTTAA
- a CDS encoding transporter substrate-binding domain-containing protein: MKIFVFAIALVVSAFGYSQTTQLGLAYDVWPPFTNIPDETAVATEIVKTALNRNSIAVKERVLDFNMVIKGLEAGSFQASPALWKTEERETFLLYSEPILHNQLVLVGLKGADVSATSMSDLDGKRVALVEGYAYGEEVENADGVILTKGKNDQANLLLLLEKKVDYILVDGLLVAYLRSYQAADAEKHLELGATPLVTKALHFAIQKNIEDAEGLMKKFNESISEMQVDGTYHRILKLNWIQADVDGDGVLEMIPGANAGRVMKNAYSLNGGSSDSSNIYYNGKLLNWEDLPDDVKRTGINSQDVQDVTFLSFGL; this comes from the coding sequence ATGAAAATATTCGTATTTGCTATTGCTCTTGTTGTTTCAGCTTTTGGCTACAGCCAAACTACCCAGCTGGGTTTGGCGTACGACGTTTGGCCTCCTTTTACTAACATTCCTGATGAAACTGCCGTAGCAACGGAAATTGTCAAGACGGCATTGAATAGAAATTCGATCGCAGTAAAAGAGCGCGTGCTGGATTTCAATATGGTGATCAAAGGACTTGAAGCAGGAAGTTTCCAAGCGAGTCCGGCACTTTGGAAAACTGAAGAAAGAGAAACCTTCCTCCTATATTCAGAACCTATCTTACACAACCAACTCGTTCTGGTAGGCCTAAAGGGTGCTGACGTGAGCGCCACAAGTATGAGTGACTTGGACGGAAAAAGAGTGGCCCTAGTAGAAGGATATGCCTATGGTGAAGAAGTAGAAAACGCTGATGGAGTGATTCTCACCAAAGGAAAAAATGATCAAGCCAATCTTCTTCTTTTACTCGAAAAGAAAGTAGACTACATTCTAGTCGATGGACTACTGGTGGCCTATCTCAGGTCATATCAAGCCGCAGATGCCGAGAAACATTTAGAGCTGGGAGCTACTCCACTCGTCACAAAGGCGCTCCACTTTGCCATTCAGAAAAACATTGAGGATGCAGAAGGGTTGATGAAAAAATTCAACGAATCCATTTCAGAAATGCAAGTTGATGGCACCTATCACCGAATCCTTAAGCTCAACTGGATTCAAGCAGATGTAGATGGCGACGGAGTACTTGAAATGATTCCGGGAGCCAATGCAGGAAGAGTGATGAAAAACGCTTATTCACTGAACGGTGGCTCAAGTGATTCGTCCAATATTTACTACAACGGAAAGCTCCTTAATTGGGAAGATCTTCCCGACGATGTGAAGCGAACGGGAATCAATAGCCAAGATGTTCAGGATGTCACATTTTTGAGTTTCGGACTCTAA